TAATTCTGAAATAGATTCTTTCAAATCAAAATTAACTTCCAAAACTGGATTTTCTTCATTCAAAATAACTGTTTTAGTTTGCGTTTCAAATCCCAAATAAGAAGCAAGTAAAGTATAAGTTCCGAAGGGAATGTTTTTTAATTCATAGTTTCCATTTTTATCGCTTGTAGTTCCGATGATTTTATCCTCATTATTAATACTAATTTTTTCTTTTATCTGAATAGTTGCAAAACTAATAATTGAACCTTCTAAGGTTATTTTTCCTTTGATTTCTCCTTGTGATTGATGTGGAAGGCTATTTTGAGAATAAGTAGAAAATGAAATAAGCACTAAAAATGCTGCAAAAAGTAAATTCTGTATTCGCATAAAAATAAGGTAATTATAAGTTTTAGCATTCTGTTTTAAAAATTTGATAGTGCAAATATATAAAGTTAGAATAATCTAACAAAATTTTTAGACTTTAAACAAAAAATAGTTTCTTAACAAATTAGGTTTTAATTGATATATCAATTATATTTACATCAAATAAAAAAACCTATGGAATTTAATACACCTACACAAACAGCTCTTTACTCTATCGAACAAGCAATTAAAGAGTACAGAAAATTCTGTCAAAGAAATATCTCCACTGTAGTTGATGATATTACGATTGACCAATGCCTTGTTTTGATTATTCTTGATAAACAAAATTCACTTTCTCAAAAGGAAATTGCTATTCAAATTTTTAAAGATAGTGCCTCTATTACTCGTATGATTGAATTAATGGTAAACAAGGATTATCTCACTAGGGAAATTGATAAAGAAGACCGAAGAAGATTTAACCTAATATTGACTGAAAAGGGAAAAACTACGCTTCAACTTCTTAATCCAGTCATTGAGCAAAACAGAAAAACGGCTTTATATGGGTTGAGTGATTTAGAAATAAATCAACTCTATTCTACACTACAAAAAATTATTTCAAACTGTCAGTAATTCATTATCTTAATTAAATCAAAAATGAAAATTACCTTACCTGTTTTGTTCCTTTTATGCTTTATATTCTTTTTTACCTTTCAATCTTTTATAAAAAAAGAACCCACAACTAATTTATCACAAACAGAAAAACAAACTATCATTCATAAGATAGACTCTTTGCTCTCAAAAAATTATGTTTTTCCAGAAGTGGCAAAAAAAATATCTGATTTGCTCTTGACCAATCTCAAAAAAGGGACTTATGATGATATAAATGAATATGTTGCTTTTAAAGAAAGAATCACAGAAGACTTACGCTCTATAAATCAAGACACACACTTGAGGCTAATTTATAGACCTGAATCTAGTAAGGAAAATATGTCAGAGCGAATTTATACCATTCAAGATTCAATAGCAGAAATAGAAGAATATAAGAATAAATTGAGAAAGCAAAATTTTGGTTTTTCCGAATTAAAAATTTTAGATGGTAATGTAGGTTATCTAAAACTCAATCATTTTCATAGTACAGCGTTTTGTGGAGAAACGGCTGTTGCAGCTATGAATTTTTTATCTAATTCTGATGCTATAATTATTGATATTAGAAATAATTATGGGGGAAGTCCTGAATTGATACAACTTCTGACTACCTATTTTTTTGAAGGTTATCCCATTCATTTGAATACTTTTATTTATAGACCAACAAATGAGCGTAATCAAACGTGGACGCTACCTTATGTTTTGGGTAAGAGAATGCCTACTGTTAAATTATATATCTTGGTAAATGAAAAAACATTCTCAGCAGCAGAAGAATTTGCATACAATTTACAGAGTTTGAAAAGAGCAACTATTATTGGTTCAAAAACAAGTGGTAGCGCACATCCAGGAGAAGAAATGAAAATCAATAATAATTTCGGTATTTTTATTCCGACAGGAAGAGTAGAAAACTCAGTTACTCATACAGATTGGGAAGGCGTAGGAATCATCCCAAATGTGGAAACAGAATCAGAAGAAGCTTTAGATACAGCCTATAAATTAGCCATTACAGAAAATTAGTGATGGAAAATTAAAACTA
This is a stretch of genomic DNA from Bernardetia sp. MNP-M8. It encodes these proteins:
- a CDS encoding MarR family transcriptional regulator, translating into MEFNTPTQTALYSIEQAIKEYRKFCQRNISTVVDDITIDQCLVLIILDKQNSLSQKEIAIQIFKDSASITRMIELMVNKDYLTREIDKEDRRRFNLILTEKGKTTLQLLNPVIEQNRKTALYGLSDLEINQLYSTLQKIISNCQ
- a CDS encoding S41 family peptidase — translated: MKITLPVLFLLCFIFFFTFQSFIKKEPTTNLSQTEKQTIIHKIDSLLSKNYVFPEVAKKISDLLLTNLKKGTYDDINEYVAFKERITEDLRSINQDTHLRLIYRPESSKENMSERIYTIQDSIAEIEEYKNKLRKQNFGFSELKILDGNVGYLKLNHFHSTAFCGETAVAAMNFLSNSDAIIIDIRNNYGGSPELIQLLTTYFFEGYPIHLNTFIYRPTNERNQTWTLPYVLGKRMPTVKLYILVNEKTFSAAEEFAYNLQSLKRATIIGSKTSGSAHPGEEMKINNNFGIFIPTGRVENSVTHTDWEGVGIIPNVETESEEALDTAYKLAITEN